The following proteins come from a genomic window of Heyndrickxia acidicola:
- the rpsR gene encoding 30S ribosomal protein S18, with protein sequence MAGGRRGGRKRRKVCYFTSNHITHIDYKDVDLLKKFISERGKILPRRVTGTSAKYQRKLTIAIKRARTMALLPYVSGE encoded by the coding sequence ATGGCAGGTGGACGCAGAGGCGGACGTAAACGCCGTAAAGTTTGTTACTTTACATCCAACCATATCACACACATCGATTACAAAGATGTAGATTTGTTGAAAAAATTCATCTCTGAACGCGGAAAAATTCTTCCACGTCGTGTAACTGGAACAAGCGCTAAGTACCAACGTAAATTAACGATTGCGATTAAACGCGCTCGTACTATGGCATTACTTCCATACGTTTCAGGTGAGTAA
- the ssb gene encoding single-stranded DNA-binding protein has protein sequence MMNRVVLVGRLTKDPELRYTPAGVPVATFTLAVNRAFSNQQGEREADFINCVVWRRPAENVANFLKKGSLAGVDGRLQTRNYEGQDGKRVYVTEVVAESVQFLEPKNPNSERGGNNDFNGGYQKNQNSYGQNQNQRNQNQNQNQGYTRVDDDPFSNNGQPIDISDDDLPF, from the coding sequence ATGATGAATAGGGTCGTTCTAGTAGGTCGTTTAACCAAAGATCCTGAATTGCGTTACACTCCAGCCGGAGTCCCGGTAGCCACTTTTACTCTTGCTGTGAACAGGGCATTTTCCAATCAGCAGGGAGAAAGAGAAGCCGATTTTATAAACTGCGTTGTTTGGCGCCGTCCAGCTGAAAACGTTGCTAATTTCTTGAAAAAAGGAAGCTTAGCAGGTGTTGATGGACGTCTGCAAACACGTAATTATGAAGGGCAGGATGGAAAACGCGTATATGTTACTGAAGTGGTAGCAGAAAGCGTCCAATTCCTTGAACCAAAAAATCCAAACTCTGAACGTGGCGGGAACAATGATTTTAATGGTGGATACCAGAAAAATCAAAATTCCTACGGGCAAAATCAGAATCAACGTAACCAGAACCAAAACCAAAACCAAGGCTACACTCGAGTTGACGATGATCCATTTTCAAATAATGGACAACCAATCGATATCTCGGATGATGACCTTCCATTCTAA
- the rpsF gene encoding 30S ribosomal protein S6, with protein sequence MNKYEIMYIIRPNIEDEAKKALVERFDNVLTGEGAEIVESKDWGKRRLAYEIADFRDGLYRLVTVNGSPEAVQEFDRLAKINGDIIRHIVIREEEK encoded by the coding sequence ATGAATAAGTACGAAATTATGTACATCATCCGTCCAAACATTGAAGATGAAGCAAAAAAGGCACTAGTTGAGCGTTTTGACAACGTGTTAACTGGCGAAGGTGCTGAAATCGTTGAATCTAAAGACTGGGGTAAACGCCGTCTTGCATACGAGATTGCAGACTTCCGTGATGGTTTATACCGTCTGGTAACTGTAAATGGCAGCCCTGAAGCGGTACAAGAATTTGACCGTCTTGCTAAGATCAACGGCGATATCATTCGTCACATTGTTATCAGAGAAGAAGAGAAATAA
- the ychF gene encoding redox-regulated ATPase YchF has protein sequence MALTAGIVGLPNVGKSTLFNAITKAGAESANYPFCTIDPNVGIVEVPDDRLNKLTELVQPKKTIPTAFEFTDIAGIVKGASKGEGLGNKFLSHIRQVDAICHVVRCFADGNITHVSGKVDPIDDIETINLELILADLESVDKRIGRVEKLAKQKDKDAVAEYEVLSKLKEAFESEQPARSLEFTEEQMKLVKGLHLLTSKPVLYVSNVGEEDVADPSENEYIQRVRDYAHKEGAEVIVVCAKIEEEIAELDDDEKAMFLSELGIEESGLDQLIKAAYSLLGLATYFTAGVQEVRAWTFRKGMKAPQCAGIIHSDFEKGFIRAETVSYDDLMTNGSMAAAKEAGKVRLEGKEYVVQDGDVMHFRFNV, from the coding sequence ATGGCATTAACAGCCGGGATTGTAGGGTTGCCAAACGTTGGTAAGTCTACCCTATTCAATGCAATTACAAAGGCAGGAGCAGAGTCTGCCAATTATCCATTCTGTACGATTGATCCCAATGTGGGGATTGTGGAGGTTCCGGATGACCGATTAAATAAGTTAACGGAGCTTGTCCAGCCGAAAAAAACAATTCCAACAGCTTTTGAATTCACAGATATTGCTGGGATTGTAAAAGGTGCCAGCAAAGGCGAAGGATTGGGCAATAAGTTCTTGTCCCATATCCGCCAGGTGGATGCCATTTGCCATGTTGTCCGTTGTTTTGCTGATGGCAATATTACTCACGTTTCCGGGAAAGTTGACCCCATTGATGATATTGAAACAATTAATCTTGAGCTAATCCTTGCAGACCTTGAATCGGTTGACAAGCGAATTGGCCGTGTTGAAAAGCTTGCAAAACAAAAGGACAAGGATGCAGTAGCTGAATACGAAGTACTGTCCAAGCTGAAAGAAGCCTTTGAATCCGAGCAGCCTGCCCGTTCACTGGAATTCACAGAAGAGCAAATGAAGCTTGTCAAAGGCCTTCATCTTCTAACAAGCAAGCCTGTATTATATGTATCGAATGTAGGTGAGGAGGATGTAGCGGATCCTTCTGAAAATGAATATATACAAAGAGTACGGGATTATGCCCACAAAGAAGGCGCTGAAGTCATTGTTGTGTGTGCGAAGATTGAAGAAGAAATAGCAGAGCTGGATGATGATGAAAAAGCAATGTTCCTTTCTGAACTTGGTATAGAAGAATCAGGACTGGATCAATTGATAAAAGCCGCTTACAGCCTGCTTGGTCTTGCAACTTATTTTACTGCGGGTGTACAAGAAGTACGTGCATGGACTTTCCGAAAAGGAATGAAGGCTCCTCAATGTGCGGGAATTATCCACTCTGATTTTGAAAAAGGCTTTATCCGTGCAGAAACAGTTTCTTATGATGACTTGATGACAAATGGTTCCATGGCTGCGGCAAAAGAAGCTGGAAAAGTCCGTTTGGAAGGCAAAGAGTACGTTGTTCAGGACGGAGATGTTATGCACTTTAGATTTAATGTATAA
- a CDS encoding DUF951 domain-containing protein encodes MEEKVFGLHDVVEMKKPHPCGTNRWKIIRMGMDIRIKCEGCDHSVMIPRREFSRKLKKILVKHEE; translated from the coding sequence TTGGAGGAAAAAGTTTTTGGTTTACATGATGTAGTAGAAATGAAAAAGCCTCATCCCTGTGGCACAAACCGCTGGAAAATCATCAGAATGGGCATGGATATAAGAATTAAGTGTGAAGGCTGTGACCATAGTGTGATGATTCCGCGAAGAGAGTTTTCAAGGAAATTAAAAAAAATTCTGGTAAAGCATGAAGAATAA
- a CDS encoding mechanosensitive ion channel family protein: MNIGETALKVFIVIALTSVVVKIGKAALHNIFKIRSKAPLQLSERREKTLLRLLENVLTYVVYFISLVTILSLMSIDVKGLLAGAGIIGLAVGFGAQSLVKDIISGFFIIFEDQFSVGDYVGIGNFLGTVEQIGLRTTKILSWTGEVHIIPNGHITEVTNYSMHNSVGVVDIHIPYEEDIKKAEAVIQEMLIPYAEEYEEITKAPELLGVNELGTSYITLRVVVETLPMSHWSIARKLRKSIKMALDENGIKAPYPKLVMYSRNGEKQMEEEKEFQRGV, encoded by the coding sequence ATGAATATTGGAGAAACAGCCTTAAAGGTTTTCATTGTAATTGCTCTTACATCCGTTGTGGTGAAAATCGGAAAAGCTGCTTTGCATAATATTTTTAAAATCCGCTCCAAAGCTCCTCTCCAGCTTTCTGAGAGAAGGGAAAAAACACTTTTAAGATTATTGGAAAATGTTCTAACGTATGTCGTTTATTTCATTTCACTGGTTACCATCCTCTCCCTTATGTCCATTGACGTAAAAGGCCTGTTGGCAGGTGCAGGAATTATTGGATTAGCTGTCGGGTTTGGTGCACAGAGTTTAGTGAAAGATATCATTTCCGGCTTTTTCATTATTTTTGAAGATCAATTTTCAGTCGGTGATTATGTTGGAATTGGTAACTTTTTAGGAACGGTGGAGCAAATTGGACTTCGTACAACGAAAATTTTATCCTGGACTGGTGAAGTTCATATTATCCCGAATGGACATATAACAGAAGTGACCAACTATTCCATGCATAACAGTGTCGGTGTAGTGGATATCCATATCCCATACGAAGAAGATATTAAAAAGGCGGAGGCGGTCATTCAAGAAATGCTCATTCCTTACGCCGAGGAATATGAGGAAATTACAAAAGCACCGGAATTGCTTGGTGTAAATGAACTTGGTACATCCTATATTACCCTTAGAGTCGTTGTAGAAACCCTTCCAATGAGCCATTGGAGTATTGCGCGTAAATTAAGGAAAAGCATTAAAATGGCCTTGGATGAGAATGGAATTAAAGCACCTTATCCTAAACTGGTAATGTACTCCAGAAACGGTGAAAAGCAAATGGAAGAAGAGAAAGAGTTCCAAAGGGGGGTCTAA
- the yyaC gene encoding spore protease YyaC, giving the protein MNLGKGIFERKLEHLKIAHEDILAKEIISTQLLSMLPSNRNQPIVVVCIGTDRSTGDSLGPLTGTFLKEKGSSAYHVYGTLDDPIHAVNLEEKMNEIYQKYNQPFVIGIDACLGKLKSVGMIQIGDGPVKPGAGVKKDLPFVGDMHITGIVNVSGFMEFFVLQNTRLNLVVNMARIIAGGIFRASLSDPHRHSRTSMILEYEKEQENTL; this is encoded by the coding sequence ATGAATCTAGGTAAAGGGATTTTTGAGCGGAAATTGGAACACTTGAAGATAGCCCATGAAGATATTCTTGCAAAGGAAATAATCTCTACTCAATTGCTATCCATGCTCCCATCTAATCGCAATCAGCCTATCGTCGTTGTCTGCATTGGCACAGATCGTTCAACAGGTGATTCACTCGGCCCTCTCACTGGGACTTTTTTAAAGGAGAAAGGCTCCTCTGCCTATCATGTATACGGGACATTAGATGATCCTATACACGCAGTCAATTTAGAAGAGAAAATGAATGAAATTTACCAGAAATACAATCAGCCATTTGTAATTGGAATTGATGCATGTTTAGGAAAATTGAAAAGTGTAGGCATGATTCAGATTGGTGATGGGCCTGTTAAGCCAGGTGCAGGTGTAAAAAAGGATCTCCCATTTGTAGGAGACATGCATATAACCGGAATCGTCAATGTCAGCGGTTTTATGGAGTTTTTTGTTCTGCAAAACACCCGGCTTAATCTTGTTGTAAATATGGCTCGCATTATTGCAGGGGGCATTTTCAGAGCAAGCTTATCCGATCCTCACAGGCATTCCAGAACCTCCATGATTTTAGAATATGAAAAAGAGCAAGAAAACACATTATAA
- a CDS encoding DUF554 domain-containing protein — MVLLGTIVNGACIAAGSFLGKLLHRIPERMKATVMYAIGLSVIVLGLQMGLKSNNFLIVIVSLVFGAVIGEALAIEDKLNLLGNWLERKVGSEEKGSIAEGFITATLVFVIGAMAILGALDSGIRGNNNILFTKSIIDGFTALILTTTLGFGVVFSAIPVILYEGIIALCATQINHFVPKELMNSFITEMTATGGIMIFAIGLNIAGITKIRVANFLPGIAVVTAIVTILYFVHF; from the coding sequence ATGGTTTTGTTAGGCACAATTGTAAATGGGGCCTGCATCGCAGCAGGGTCCTTTCTCGGAAAGCTTCTTCATCGGATTCCAGAGAGAATGAAGGCGACCGTAATGTACGCCATCGGTTTATCCGTCATTGTCCTTGGTTTGCAGATGGGACTTAAAAGCAATAATTTTTTGATTGTTATTGTCAGTCTTGTATTTGGCGCAGTCATTGGAGAGGCCTTGGCTATAGAAGATAAGTTGAATTTACTTGGAAACTGGCTGGAGCGGAAGGTCGGATCTGAAGAAAAGGGAAGCATTGCAGAAGGCTTTATAACGGCTACACTTGTTTTTGTTATTGGCGCTATGGCTATATTAGGTGCGTTGGACAGCGGAATCAGGGGAAATAATAATATCTTGTTCACAAAATCAATTATTGATGGTTTCACTGCTCTTATCTTAACGACAACGTTAGGGTTCGGAGTTGTTTTTTCAGCAATCCCTGTCATTCTTTATGAAGGCATCATTGCTTTATGTGCAACGCAAATTAATCATTTCGTGCCAAAAGAACTGATGAATTCTTTTATAACTGAAATGACTGCAACGGGAGGCATCATGATATTTGCCATTGGATTAAATATAGCCGGAATAACAAAAATCCGTGTAGCAAATTTTTTGCCGGGTATAGCTGTTGTTACAGCCATTGTTACAATTCTCTACTTTGTCCATTTTTAA
- a CDS encoding ParB/RepB/Spo0J family partition protein → MAKGLGKGINALFSNVEIKKEDAVQELRLKELRPNPYQPRKVFLPEAIAELKESILQHGILQPIIVRKSIKGYEIVVGERRYRAAKEAELEKVPVVVRELTDQQMMELAVLENLQREDLTPIEEASAYQLLMERMNLTQEELAKRLGKSRPHIANHIRLLALPAAVQDAITMGKISMGHGRALLGLKKKEKMSQLVEKIAKEGLNVRQLEKLVQQLNESVSRETRKPAVQKNIFIKEQESSLREKFGTPVSITQTKKKGKIEIEFYSDKDLERILELLDVTQES, encoded by the coding sequence ATGGCTAAAGGACTTGGAAAAGGGATCAATGCACTATTTTCAAATGTAGAAATAAAAAAAGAAGATGCCGTTCAGGAGCTTAGGTTAAAAGAACTGAGACCGAATCCTTATCAGCCGCGCAAGGTATTTCTTCCAGAAGCTATTGCAGAGCTGAAAGAATCCATTCTCCAGCATGGTATCCTGCAGCCCATCATTGTAAGAAAGAGTATTAAGGGCTATGAAATTGTAGTGGGGGAAAGACGGTACAGGGCAGCAAAAGAAGCTGAACTGGAAAAAGTCCCTGTTGTTGTCCGTGAGTTAACGGATCAGCAAATGATGGAGCTGGCCGTTTTGGAAAATCTACAACGGGAAGATCTCACCCCTATCGAGGAAGCAAGTGCCTATCAGCTGTTAATGGAACGGATGAATCTGACCCAGGAGGAGCTGGCAAAAAGGTTGGGCAAAAGCCGGCCGCATATTGCCAATCATATCAGACTCCTTGCACTGCCGGCCGCTGTTCAGGATGCTATAACAATGGGGAAAATTTCTATGGGCCATGGCAGAGCTCTTCTCGGCCTGAAGAAAAAAGAAAAAATGTCTCAATTAGTTGAGAAAATTGCAAAAGAGGGATTGAACGTCCGTCAGCTGGAAAAACTGGTCCAACAATTAAATGAAAGTGTTTCACGTGAAACGAGAAAGCCTGCTGTCCAAAAAAATATTTTTATCAAAGAACAGGAAAGCAGCTTGCGTGAAAAATTTGGAACCCCTGTCTCCATCACTCAAACGAAGAAAAAAGGTAAAATTGAAATTGAGTTTTATTCAGATAAAGATTTAGAACGGATTTTGGAACTGCTGGATGTAACGCAGGAATCCTAA
- a CDS encoding ParA family protein, with amino-acid sequence MGKILAIANQKGGVGKTTTSVNLGACLAYIGKKVLIVDTDPQGNATSGAGIDKGDVQQCIYDVLVDDVDIKEVIKATAVEGLHSVPATIQLAGAEIELVPTISREVRLKRALASVKDEYDYIIIDCPPSLGLLTLNALTASDAVLIPVQCEYYALEGLSQLLSTVRLVQKHLNHDLTIEGVLLTMLDARTNLGIQVIEEVKKYFQNKVYRTIIPRNVRLSEAPSHGQPIIIYDPKSRGAEVYLDLAKEVAANG; translated from the coding sequence GTGGGCAAAATCCTTGCTATTGCCAACCAAAAGGGTGGCGTCGGAAAAACGACTACCTCTGTCAACTTGGGTGCCTGCTTAGCATACATCGGAAAAAAGGTATTAATTGTCGATACAGATCCACAAGGGAATGCAACAAGTGGCGCTGGTATCGATAAAGGCGATGTCCAGCAGTGTATTTATGATGTGCTTGTAGATGATGTTGACATAAAAGAAGTCATTAAAGCTACAGCTGTAGAGGGGCTTCATTCTGTTCCAGCAACCATTCAGCTTGCAGGAGCGGAAATAGAGCTTGTTCCGACCATTTCAAGAGAAGTAAGGTTAAAAAGGGCACTCGCTTCTGTAAAAGACGAGTACGACTATATCATTATTGACTGTCCCCCATCTCTGGGACTCCTGACGCTTAATGCATTAACGGCATCTGATGCAGTCCTTATTCCCGTTCAGTGTGAGTATTATGCTTTGGAAGGGCTAAGCCAGCTGCTGAGTACAGTAAGGCTTGTCCAGAAGCATCTAAATCATGATCTTACCATTGAGGGTGTCCTGCTAACGATGCTGGATGCAAGGACCAACTTGGGGATTCAAGTAATAGAAGAGGTAAAAAAATATTTCCAGAATAAAGTGTACAGGACGATCATCCCTCGGAATGTTCGTTTGAGTGAAGCACCCAGCCATGGACAACCTATTATCATTTATGATCCAAAATCCCGGGGAGCAGAAGTCTATTTAGATTTAGCAAAGGAAGTGGCAGCAAATGGCTAA